CCGCGGCGACGGTGAAGCGGTCGGGGACGTCGGAGGCCTGTGCCATCTCGGCGAGCAGCCCCTCACCGGTGGCCGCCCAGTCGGCCAGGTCCCACAGCCGGCCGGCGAGTTCGGCCGGTTGTTCGTCGCGGGCGGTGAGCAGCCGGGTGTGGGAAGCCAGCTCATCGCCGAGGTCGACGTCGATGTTGTCCGGCCGCATCCAGATCCCTTCGCGCAGCTCGGCGAATCGCCGCTCGGTGAGGCCGGACCGCAATGCGGCCCGGGTCCGGGGGTCGCAGCCGACGCTGGTGATCACCACGGCAAGCCAGTCGCCACCCCAGCGCCGGGTGCGCGGATTCAGCGCCTCGTCCTGTCGGCGCTGACGTTCCAGCAGACGTTCGGCGAGCCCGTAGCCCTCCGCGGAGCGGACCAGGTCCCCGGCGGCGACCAGCCGGGTCAGCGCCACTCGCATAGCGGTTTCCTTGATACCGAAACCCGCTGTGAGCCTGAGGAGTTCAGCTGAGCTGGCCGAGGCGGGATGGGCACCCAGCAGCACCGACAGCACCACCGATCGGGCCGTCATGCGAACGGGCGGGTCGGCCATCTCGCGCGCCCTAGACCCCGGATGTCCGTCGGCCGTAGTCCCCGAACGGCTCGTCGCGGTGCCGCACCGCGTCGCGGAAACCGTGCGCCACCGCGTCGGCGACGAACGCGTGCCCCTCCGGGGTGTGCCGTGCGACCCCGTCGAAGACGGTGCTGACCATCCGGCTGGTGGCCACACCCTGTTGCAGCAGCGCGGTGTTGAGCGCGAGCTTGGCCATGATCAACTGGTTGACCGGCATGGCGGCGATGCGGCCCACCAGGCGTTCGGTGCGCTCGTCGAGATCAGCCGGGTCGGGAGCCTCGATCGCCAGCCCCCATTCGGCGGCTTGCGCGCCGGTGATGCAATCCCCGGTCAGCAGAAGGCGTTTGGCGCGCTGGTCGCCGAGCCGGTGCGCCCAGAGCCCGGCCGCCGGCACTCCCCATACCCGCATCGGCGGGTAGCCGATCTTGGCGTCCGAGGCTGCGATCACCTGGTCGGCGTGTAGTGCGATATCGGTGCCGCCGGCCACGCAGTAGCCGTGAATCTTGACCACGGTCGGCTTGTCGGCGTGCATCAGCGAGGCGAAGCCCCGGACGAAACGGCTCATCATCTGGTAGTCGATCATCGGATCCCAGGGCTGGTCCGAGCGATGATTGACCGCCTGGACCTTGCCGTCGAGCACACTGCCCCGGTAGTTCTCGCCGCCGGCCGACGACGACCCGTCGGCGTAGGCGCCCAGGTCGAAGCCGGCGCAGAACCCCTCGCCGCGACCGGACACCAGGATCACATGCACATTCGGGTCGAGGTCGGCGCGCTCCACCAGGGCCGACAGCTCCAGTGGGGTGTCGGCGGTGATCGCGTTGCCCTTCTCCGGGCGGTTGAAGGTGATCCGGGCGATGCGGTCGGTGACCTCGTAGGTCATCGTTCGCAGGTTGTCGAACTCGACCGGGGCAATGTGGTGCCGCATGGTGTCGCCTTTTCCTGACTGTTTACGACCCTTTGACGGCCTTTACGACCCTTTTACGACAGCACGCTCGAGGATCGGCCCGAGGTCCAGGCCCGCGGGAAGCGTACCGAACGCCCCGCCCCATTGGCCGCCGAATCGCGTGGCCAGAAACGCCTCGGCGACAGCCGGGTGGCCGTGGCGCACCAGCAGCGTGCCCTGCAGCGCCAGGCAGATGTCCTCGGCGATCTTGCGGGCCCGGTACTGCGCGCCGGCGAGATCGCGTCCGTCGCCGAGGTCACCCAGCTGCGCCTTGAGGCTGTCGAGGTGCGCGTCCAGGCGGCGGTCCTGCCCGGCGGCGCCGGCCAGCTCGTCGAAGAGCACGGCCACCGAGTCGGGCTGGGTGGCCAGCGCCCGCAGCGTGTCCAGGGCGCTGACGTTGCCGGAGCCCTCCCAGATGCCCATCAGCGGCGCCTCCCGGTACAGCCGCGGCATCAACGAGTCCTCGATATAGCCGTTGCCGCCCAGGCATTCCATCGCCTCGGCGGCGTGCGGGGTGGCGCGCTTGCAGACCCAGTACTTGGTGGCCGCCAGGCCGATCCGGCGCAGCAACCCCTCCCGGTCGTCGCCCTGAACCGCCTTGTCGGTGGCGCCGGCCATCCGCATGGTCACCATGGTGGCCGCTTCGGCCTCCACCGCCAGGTCGGCCAGCACATTGCGCATCAGCGGCTGGTCGATCAGGTAGGCGCCGAACGCTTTCCGGTGCTGCGCGTGGTAGATGGCGCGGGCCAGCCCCATCCGCATGCTGGTGGCGCTGCCCAGCGCGCAGTCCAGCCGGGTGAGGTTGACCATCTCGATGATGACCGAGACGCCGCGGCCCTCCTCACCGACCAGCCACGCGGTGGCGCCGTCGTACTCGATCTCACTGGAGGCGTTGGCGTGGTTGCCGAGCTTGTCTTTGAGCCGCTGCAGCCGCATCCGGTTGCGGGTGCCGTCGGGCAGCACTCGCGGCAGGAAGAAGCAGCTCAGGCCGCCGGGCGCCTGCGCCAGCACCAGGAACACGTCGCACATCGGCGCCGAGGTGAACCACTTGTGTCCGGTCAGGGTGTAGCTGCCGTCATCGTTCGGCACCGCGGCGGTGGTGCCCGCGCGCACATCCGAGCCGCCCTGCTTCTCGGTCATCGACATGCCCGCGGTGATGCCGGCCTTGGTCGCGGGCACCTTCAGCACCGGGTCGTAGTCCCGGCTGGTCAACAGCGGCTCGTAGGTTTTCGACAGTTCCTGGTTGTAGCGCAGCGCCGGGATGACCGCATAGGTCATCGAGATCGGACACATGTGGCCGGGTTCGGCGGTCCACACCCCGGTCTGGGCGGCACGCACCACGTGGGCGCCCGGCCGGGGGTCGGCCCACGGCGCGGCGTGCAGGCCGTGGGCGATCGCGGTGCGCATCAGCTCGTGGTATGCCGGGTCGTATTCCACTTCGTCGATGCGGTTACCGACGACGTCGTGGGTGTGCAGGATCGGCCGGTTGCGATCGGCGAGCTCACCCCAGCGCTGGGTCTGGGCCGAGCCGGAGATCGCGCCGAGGTCGGTGACTTCGTCGACGCCCCACTGACCGCCCTCGCGGATGAGCGCCTCGATGAGGACCGGCGACGACGCCGGGTTGTAGCCCTCCAGCGGAGAGACCTGATTGGTGACGATGTGCGTGTCGGCCATACCGCAGTATTACAGTTTTTCGACGCACGCACAATGGATGTAACTCTAGTTATGCCCGACAAATAAAACGGCGGTCACGGCCCGAGGTCGGGAGGTTCCAGGCCGTGACCGCCGCGTCTGTGGGTGCCGCGCTAGGGGTTGCTCATTCCCGCCGCACCGCAGCGGTGGCGCTCAGTCATCAGGGATCCTTTAGCCGGAATGAACGTGCAAGCCGCCCTTGCTGGCGAGGCCATAGCAAATTAATAGCACACCACCAACCACTTGTCATCTGTTTCAAGGGTAACCAATCAATGCGGATGGTTTTAGGCCGACTAGAAAGTGATCGGTCTGAGTGTGACGCCGGCCTGCGGCATGACAAAGCCACTGATCGACAGCCTGGAACCCCACCCCGAGATTCGCCCCTCACCAGCGCCGGAACCTCCCGAGACCCGCCGGAATCAGTCGACGTGTTCTTTCAGGAACGCGATATCAGCCTTGCGGCCCTCGTCGGCGGTCTCGCAGATGACCGGGGCGCCGGCCGCCTTGACCACCGCGACCAACAGCTCGGGGTCGATCTGGCCGGTACCGAAGTTGGCGTGCCGGTCCCGGCCGGAGCCGGCGGCGTCCTTGGAGTCGTTGCAGTGCACC
This is a stretch of genomic DNA from Mycolicibacter terrae. It encodes these proteins:
- a CDS encoding crotonase/enoyl-CoA hydratase family protein; translation: MRHHIAPVEFDNLRTMTYEVTDRIARITFNRPEKGNAITADTPLELSALVERADLDPNVHVILVSGRGEGFCAGFDLGAYADGSSSAGGENYRGSVLDGKVQAVNHRSDQPWDPMIDYQMMSRFVRGFASLMHADKPTVVKIHGYCVAGGTDIALHADQVIAASDAKIGYPPMRVWGVPAAGLWAHRLGDQRAKRLLLTGDCITGAQAAEWGLAIEAPDPADLDERTERLVGRIAAMPVNQLIMAKLALNTALLQQGVATSRMVSTVFDGVARHTPEGHAFVADAVAHGFRDAVRHRDEPFGDYGRRTSGV
- a CDS encoding PaaX family transcriptional regulator C-terminal domain-containing protein, which codes for MADPPVRMTARSVVLSVLLGAHPASASSAELLRLTAGFGIKETAMRVALTRLVAAGDLVRSAEGYGLAERLLERQRRQDEALNPRTRRWGGDWLAVVITSVGCDPRTRAALRSGLTERRFAELREGIWMRPDNIDVDLGDELASHTRLLTARDEQPAELAGRLWDLADWAATGEGLLAEMAQASDVPDRFTVAAAMVRHLRRDPVLPAELLPPGWPGERIRSRYAEFVDEVAERRDAGRTAEVP
- a CDS encoding acyl-CoA dehydrogenase family protein, giving the protein MADTHIVTNQVSPLEGYNPASSPVLIEALIREGGQWGVDEVTDLGAISGSAQTQRWGELADRNRPILHTHDVVGNRIDEVEYDPAYHELMRTAIAHGLHAAPWADPRPGAHVVRAAQTGVWTAEPGHMCPISMTYAVIPALRYNQELSKTYEPLLTSRDYDPVLKVPATKAGITAGMSMTEKQGGSDVRAGTTAAVPNDDGSYTLTGHKWFTSAPMCDVFLVLAQAPGGLSCFFLPRVLPDGTRNRMRLQRLKDKLGNHANASSEIEYDGATAWLVGEEGRGVSVIIEMVNLTRLDCALGSATSMRMGLARAIYHAQHRKAFGAYLIDQPLMRNVLADLAVEAEAATMVTMRMAGATDKAVQGDDREGLLRRIGLAATKYWVCKRATPHAAEAMECLGGNGYIEDSLMPRLYREAPLMGIWEGSGNVSALDTLRALATQPDSVAVLFDELAGAAGQDRRLDAHLDSLKAQLGDLGDGRDLAGAQYRARKIAEDICLALQGTLLVRHGHPAVAEAFLATRFGGQWGGAFGTLPAGLDLGPILERAVVKGS